The proteins below come from a single Crossiella sp. CA-258035 genomic window:
- a CDS encoding TauD/TfdA family dioxygenase, with the protein MSMVLEVDAPTGVLTLNRANALAVEEVATTLLSIEDGHIDERGWVKAAGERAHELPISLRRALSAYRRDSGPSGAMVIRGLPVDESLVPETPTRSGSVQRTATVPAATLMMVTHLLGDVIAFRPEKSGALVHNVVPVPGSEDFQGNEGSVLLSFHNENAFHDNRPDHVLLLCLRADHDREAGLRTASIRQVHDLLSDQSREVLFRREFVTAPPPSFGLPAGETEPHAVLTGAPDDPDVLVDFAAISPLTEAARTAMAELQNLFAANALTHYLVPGDLAIVDNRVTVHGRTGFTPRYDGQDRWLQRTFATQDLRRSRAHRIGDGHVLYG; encoded by the coding sequence ATGTCGATGGTCCTCGAGGTCGACGCGCCGACCGGCGTGCTGACCCTCAACCGCGCCAACGCCCTCGCCGTCGAGGAGGTCGCGACCACCCTGCTGTCCATTGAGGACGGTCACATCGACGAGCGGGGCTGGGTCAAGGCCGCCGGTGAACGCGCGCACGAGCTGCCGATCTCCCTGCGCCGTGCCCTGTCCGCGTACCGCCGGGACTCCGGACCCAGTGGCGCCATGGTGATCCGCGGCCTGCCGGTGGACGAGTCACTGGTGCCGGAGACGCCGACGCGCAGCGGTTCGGTGCAGCGCACGGCCACCGTGCCCGCGGCCACCCTGATGATGGTCACCCACCTGCTCGGCGACGTGATCGCCTTCCGGCCGGAGAAGTCCGGCGCGCTGGTGCACAACGTGGTTCCGGTGCCCGGCAGCGAGGACTTCCAGGGCAACGAGGGCTCGGTGCTGCTGTCCTTCCACAACGAGAACGCCTTCCACGACAACCGCCCCGACCACGTGCTGCTGTTGTGCCTGCGCGCCGACCACGACCGCGAGGCCGGGCTGCGCACCGCGTCCATCCGCCAGGTGCACGACCTGCTCAGCGACCAGAGCCGGGAAGTGTTGTTCCGCAGGGAGTTCGTCACCGCGCCCCCGCCGTCCTTCGGCCTGCCCGCAGGCGAGACCGAACCGCACGCGGTGCTCACCGGCGCCCCGGACGACCCCGATGTGCTGGTCGACTTCGCCGCCATCAGCCCGCTCACCGAAGCGGCCCGCACCGCCATGGCCGAGCTGCAGAACCTGTTCGCGGCCAACGCGCTGACCCACTACCTGGTGCCCGGCGATCTGGCCATTGTGGACAACCGCGTCACCGTGCACGGCCGCACCGGGTTCACCCCGCGCTACGACGGCCAGGACCGCTGGCTGCAACGGACCTTCGCCACCCAGGACCTGCGGCGCTCGCGGGCGCACCGGATCGGCGACGGCCACGTGCTGTACGGCTGA
- a CDS encoding SDR family NAD(P)-dependent oxidoreductase, giving the protein MQHWTAADMPDQTGRTAVVTGASSGLGLAVTKALSARGAQVTMAVRNPAKAERIRAQLPDVNLVIREPDLSDLDSVRAFAAELTARGDQIDVLVNNAGIGNQPQSHSPQGHELHFATNHLGHFLLTALLLENLAKGNDPRVVTVASLMYRYGRLDFDNLPITRGYTTARAYSQSKLANVLFALELDRRLRAAKSPIRSMLTHPGIARTPMLGSAPSPLISRLSSTLAGIVSRPVEQGALPIIFAAAAPNAPAAVMLTPGGILRPHRLTPEQLRPHATNPTTAATLWTVSETLTNTPFPTDHNPTT; this is encoded by the coding sequence GTGCAGCACTGGACCGCCGCGGACATGCCAGACCAGACCGGCCGGACAGCAGTCGTGACCGGCGCCTCCAGCGGCCTGGGCCTGGCGGTCACCAAGGCCCTGTCCGCCCGTGGCGCCCAAGTGACCATGGCCGTCCGCAACCCCGCCAAGGCCGAACGCATCCGCGCCCAACTGCCCGACGTCAACCTGGTCATCCGCGAGCCCGACCTGTCCGACCTGGACTCGGTCCGCGCCTTCGCCGCTGAGCTGACTGCCCGCGGCGACCAGATCGACGTCCTGGTCAACAACGCCGGCATCGGCAACCAGCCGCAGAGCCACTCACCGCAGGGCCATGAGCTCCACTTCGCCACCAACCACCTCGGCCACTTCCTGCTGACCGCCCTGCTGCTGGAAAACCTGGCGAAAGGCAACGACCCGCGCGTGGTGACGGTGGCGTCGCTGATGTACCGCTACGGCAGGCTCGACTTCGACAACCTGCCCATCACCCGCGGCTACACCACCGCCCGCGCCTATTCCCAGTCCAAACTCGCCAACGTCCTGTTCGCCCTGGAACTGGATCGCCGCCTGCGCGCCGCGAAGTCCCCGATCCGCAGCATGCTGACCCACCCCGGCATCGCCCGAACCCCCATGCTCGGCAGCGCCCCCTCCCCGTTGATCAGCCGCCTGTCCAGCACACTGGCCGGAATCGTGAGCCGCCCGGTGGAACAAGGCGCCCTCCCCATCATCTTCGCCGCCGCTGCCCCGAACGCGCCGGCAGCCGTCATGCTCACCCCCGGCGGCATCCTCCGCCCGCACCGCCTCACCCCGGAACAACTCCGCCCCCACGCCACCAACCCCACCACCGCCGCCACCCTCTGGACCGTCTCCGAAACCCTCACCAACACCCCCTTCCCCACCGACCACAACCCCACCACCTAG
- a CDS encoding DUF1992 domain-containing protein, whose translation MTARKPADATWETRVERQIREAMERGEFDNLSGAGKPLPDANQPYQELWWINRKLADEKLTNLPPSLLLRKDAATAYEAALAAPTEDRARAIIDAINIRIAAAIRNPPPGPALNLVPFNIRKVLKTRRTNQAT comes from the coding sequence ATGACCGCCCGCAAACCCGCAGACGCGACCTGGGAAACCCGGGTCGAACGCCAGATCCGCGAAGCCATGGAACGCGGCGAGTTCGACAACCTGTCCGGCGCCGGCAAACCCCTCCCCGACGCCAACCAGCCGTACCAGGAACTGTGGTGGATCAACCGGAAACTGGCCGACGAAAAGCTCACCAACCTGCCCCCGAGCCTGCTCCTGCGAAAGGACGCGGCCACGGCGTACGAGGCGGCCCTCGCCGCGCCGACTGAGGACCGGGCCCGCGCGATCATCGACGCGATCAACATCCGCATCGCCGCGGCCATCCGCAACCCGCCTCCGGGCCCGGCCCTGAACCTGGTGCCGTTCAACATCCGCAAGGTCCTCAAGACCCGCCGCACCAACCAAGCCACCTAA
- the mgrA gene encoding L-glyceraldehyde 3-phosphate reductase, whose protein sequence is MTYVAADARYDAMIYRRCGRSGLKLPAISLGLWHNFGHEKALDTQRDIVRAAFDLGVTHFDLANNYGPPPGAAEENFGRLFAADLRSYRDEVLISTKAGYLMHPGPYGEWGSRKYLVSSLDASLARLGLDYVDIYYHHRPDPDTPVEETMGALDSLVRQGKALYVGVSNYSAEQTREAAAVLAELGTPLLIHQPSYSMVNRWIEDGLQDVLDEVGAGSIAFSPLAQGLLTDRYLDGIPADSRAAGASPFLQAEGITEEQLAVARALNEVAKRRGQTLAQLALAWVLRGGRVTSALIGASSVKQLADNVAATANLDFAAEELAEIEGLLGKG, encoded by the coding sequence ATGACCTACGTCGCCGCTGATGCGCGTTATGACGCCATGATCTACCGCCGGTGCGGCCGCAGTGGGCTGAAACTGCCCGCGATCTCGTTGGGGCTGTGGCACAACTTCGGCCATGAGAAGGCCCTCGACACCCAGCGCGACATCGTGCGGGCCGCTTTTGACCTCGGGGTCACGCACTTCGACCTGGCCAACAACTACGGTCCGCCGCCCGGCGCTGCCGAGGAGAACTTCGGCCGGTTGTTCGCCGCGGATCTGCGCAGCTACCGGGACGAGGTGCTGATCTCGACCAAGGCCGGGTACCTCATGCATCCGGGGCCGTATGGCGAGTGGGGGTCGCGCAAGTACCTGGTGTCGTCGCTGGATGCGAGCCTGGCCCGGCTCGGGCTGGACTACGTGGACATCTACTACCACCACCGGCCGGACCCGGACACCCCGGTCGAGGAGACCATGGGCGCGCTGGACTCCTTGGTGCGACAGGGGAAAGCGCTTTATGTCGGGGTGTCCAACTACTCGGCTGAGCAGACCAGGGAAGCCGCGGCGGTGCTGGCGGAGCTGGGCACGCCGTTGCTGATCCATCAGCCTTCGTACTCGATGGTCAACCGGTGGATCGAGGACGGGTTGCAGGATGTGCTGGACGAGGTGGGGGCGGGGTCGATCGCGTTCTCGCCGTTGGCGCAGGGGCTGTTGACCGATCGGTACCTGGACGGCATTCCGGCTGACTCGCGAGCCGCGGGGGCCAGCCCGTTCCTCCAAGCCGAGGGGATCACCGAGGAGCAGCTCGCGGTGGCCAGGGCACTCAACGAGGTCGCGAAGCGGCGGGGGCAGACGTTGGCGCAGCTGGCGCTGGCGTGGGTGCTGCGCGGGGGGCGGGTGACCTCGGCGCTGATCGGGGCCAGCAGCGTCAAGCAGTTGGCGGACAACGTCGCGGCCACCGCGAACCTCGACTTCGCGGCGGAGGAGCTGGCGGAGATCGAGGGGTTGCTCGGCAAGGGCTGA
- a CDS encoding glycoside hydrolase family 6 protein codes for MSRRSVPPVLATVLIALSLASTPAQAAPSGFYTDPETGAAKWVAANPNDGRAQVIRDRIAKVPQARWFTTTNTSTVRSQVNGLVNAAANAGKTPILVVYNVPNRDCGGPSGGGAPSHTAYRQWVDQVAAGLAGRPATIILEPDVLALMTNCQSAAQQAETRASIAYAGKKLKSGSGAAKVYFDAAHSGWHSAAEMAGRLAQADIANSADGISLNVSNYHWTHTETAYAKNILSRLGNSRLRAVIDTSRNGNGPRGSEWCDPAGRALGTPSTTSTGDSQIDAYLWIKLPGESDGCIAPAGQFVPQRAYELATG; via the coding sequence ATGAGCAGAAGGTCAGTGCCGCCCGTGCTCGCCACGGTTCTCATCGCCCTCAGCCTGGCGAGCACACCAGCCCAGGCCGCCCCGTCAGGCTTCTACACCGACCCGGAGACCGGCGCCGCGAAGTGGGTGGCCGCCAACCCCAACGACGGCCGCGCCCAGGTGATCCGCGACCGCATCGCCAAGGTCCCGCAGGCCCGCTGGTTCACCACCACCAACACCAGCACCGTCCGCAGCCAGGTCAACGGCCTGGTCAACGCCGCGGCCAACGCGGGCAAAACCCCGATCCTGGTCGTCTACAACGTGCCCAACCGCGACTGCGGCGGCCCCAGCGGCGGTGGCGCCCCGAGCCACACCGCCTACCGCCAGTGGGTGGACCAGGTCGCCGCCGGCCTGGCCGGCCGCCCGGCCACCATCATCCTGGAACCCGACGTGCTGGCCCTGATGACCAACTGCCAGAGCGCCGCCCAGCAGGCCGAGACCCGCGCCTCCATCGCCTACGCGGGCAAGAAGCTCAAGTCCGGCTCGGGCGCGGCCAAGGTCTACTTCGACGCCGCCCACTCCGGCTGGCACAGCGCGGCCGAGATGGCCGGCAGACTCGCCCAGGCGGACATCGCCAACAGCGCCGACGGCATCTCCCTCAACGTCTCCAACTACCACTGGACCCACACCGAGACCGCCTACGCCAAGAACATCCTGTCCCGCCTGGGCAACTCGCGCCTGCGCGCGGTCATCGACACCAGCCGCAACGGCAACGGCCCCCGGGGCAGCGAGTGGTGCGACCCGGCCGGCCGAGCTCTGGGCACCCCCAGCACCACATCCACCGGCGACTCGCAGATCGACGCCTACCTGTGGATCAAGCTCCCCGGCGAGTCCGACGGCTGCATCGCGCCGGCGGGCCAGTTCGTCCCGCAACGCGCCTACGAGCTGGCCACCGGCTGA
- a CDS encoding LacI family DNA-binding transcriptional regulator produces MTQGDVRPTLEDVAAYAGVSRSTASRALNEEAYVSSRAREKVLDAARELGYSPNQAARSLVTRRTNAIALVLSEPETKVLEDPYFAEIVRGAFRELSARRSQMLMMLVDSREDVPGTVRFLDGGHVDGALVFASHRADPLPAALRSLRLPMVFGGGRPGGATRGLHLVDFDNEGGAKLAVQHLLSLGRKRIGTVAGPQDQRSAVDRRTGWRKTLGLDDRAAARLSEEGDFSTESGEQAMTRLLARVPNLDAVFAANDPMAAGALRALHAAGRRVPEDVAVVGFDDHRGIAEATNPPLTTVHQDPREQVRQMVDTLYQLIEGDNPPPRRKVLPVSLVRRASA; encoded by the coding sequence GTGACCCAAGGTGACGTGCGGCCGACGCTGGAAGACGTCGCCGCCTACGCGGGTGTGTCGCGCTCGACCGCGTCCAGGGCGCTCAACGAGGAGGCCTACGTCAGCTCCCGGGCCAGGGAGAAGGTCCTCGACGCCGCCCGCGAGCTGGGCTACTCCCCCAACCAGGCCGCGCGCTCGCTGGTCACCCGCCGCACCAACGCCATCGCCCTGGTGCTCTCCGAGCCGGAGACCAAGGTGCTGGAGGACCCCTACTTCGCCGAGATCGTCCGTGGCGCCTTCCGCGAGCTCTCCGCCCGCCGCAGCCAGATGCTGATGATGCTGGTGGACAGCCGCGAGGACGTGCCGGGCACGGTGCGCTTCCTGGACGGCGGCCACGTCGACGGCGCGCTGGTCTTCGCCTCCCACCGCGCCGACCCGCTGCCCGCCGCGCTGCGCTCGCTGCGGCTGCCGATGGTCTTCGGCGGCGGCAGGCCCGGCGGCGCCACCCGCGGCCTGCACCTGGTCGACTTCGACAACGAGGGCGGCGCGAAGCTGGCGGTGCAGCACCTGCTGTCGTTGGGGCGCAAGCGGATCGGCACCGTCGCCGGCCCGCAGGACCAACGCTCCGCGGTGGACCGCCGCACCGGCTGGCGCAAGACCCTCGGCCTGGACGACCGCGCCGCGGCCCGGCTGTCCGAGGAAGGCGACTTCAGCACCGAAAGCGGCGAACAGGCCATGACCCGCCTGCTCGCCCGGGTGCCCAACCTCGACGCGGTCTTCGCCGCCAACGACCCCATGGCCGCGGGCGCGCTCCGCGCCCTGCACGCCGCGGGCCGCCGGGTGCCCGAGGACGTGGCCGTGGTCGGCTTCGACGACCACCGGGGCATCGCCGAGGCGACCAACCCCCCGCTGACCACCGTGCACCAGGACCCGCGCGAACAGGTCCGGCAGATGGTCGACACCCTGTACCAGCTCATCGAGGGCGACAACCCGCCGCCGCGCCGCAAGGTCCTCCCGGTCAGCCTCGTGCGCCGCGCCTCGGCCTGA
- a CDS encoding TetR/AcrR family transcriptional regulator has protein sequence MTEKSAESTRERLVRAAAELLAEGGRDAVSTRAVSAAAGVQAPTLYRLFGDKDGLLEAVAAHAFSEYLTGKAALGETDDPVEDLRRGWDLHVEFGLSHPAFYLLMYGDTRAGSSGAGQEAEARLRRIVQRIAEAGLLRVSVSRGADLVHATGKGVVLTLIATPADRRDRELSTAARENVISSITTGGQAVGDTDVPARAAGLAAALRRDPAGALSPAEQALLVEWLDRIADA, from the coding sequence ATGACCGAGAAGAGCGCCGAGTCCACCAGGGAACGCCTGGTCCGGGCTGCGGCGGAGCTGCTGGCCGAGGGCGGCAGGGACGCGGTGTCCACCCGTGCGGTGAGCGCCGCGGCCGGCGTGCAGGCCCCCACCCTCTACCGCCTGTTCGGGGACAAGGACGGGCTGCTGGAGGCGGTGGCCGCGCACGCCTTCTCCGAGTACCTGACCGGCAAGGCCGCCCTCGGCGAGACCGACGACCCGGTCGAGGACCTGCGCCGCGGCTGGGACCTGCACGTCGAGTTCGGCCTCAGCCACCCGGCCTTCTACCTGCTGATGTACGGCGACACCCGGGCCGGTTCCTCGGGCGCGGGCCAGGAGGCCGAGGCGCGGCTGCGCCGGATCGTGCAGCGGATCGCCGAGGCCGGGCTGCTGCGGGTGAGCGTGAGCCGGGGCGCGGACCTGGTGCACGCCACCGGCAAGGGCGTTGTGCTCACCCTGATCGCGACGCCTGCGGACCGGCGGGACCGGGAGCTGTCCACGGCGGCCAGGGAGAACGTGATCAGCTCGATCACCACCGGCGGGCAGGCGGTCGGCGACACCGATGTGCCCGCCCGCGCGGCCGGGCTCGCCGCCGCGCTGCGCCGGGACCCGGCCGGCGCGCTGTCCCCGGCGGAACAGGCGCTGCTGGTGGAGTGGCTGGACCGGATCGCCGACGCCTGA
- a CDS encoding SDR family oxidoreductase gives MTDSTVGRVAIVTGGSRGIGRASALRLAADGQAVVVGYGGSKAEADSTVAEITAAGGRAIAAQADVADEQAMTEVFDAAERAFGGVDVVVHAAGVLYQSTIAELDLDQLDRMHRTNIRGPFVVAKLAASRVRAGGAILTFSTSVVGTLLPAYAPYAASKGAVEVLTKILARELRGRDITVNAVAPGPTATAMFLEGKDEAIIDRLVKMAPLERLGAPEDIAEVVSFLAGPARWVNGQVLRANGGMV, from the coding sequence ATGACTGACTCCACCGTGGGCCGGGTCGCGATCGTCACCGGCGGATCGCGCGGCATCGGCCGGGCGAGCGCGCTGCGGCTGGCCGCCGACGGGCAGGCCGTAGTGGTCGGCTACGGCGGCAGCAAGGCCGAGGCCGACTCCACCGTAGCCGAGATCACCGCCGCGGGCGGGCGGGCCATCGCGGCACAGGCCGACGTCGCCGACGAGCAGGCCATGACCGAGGTCTTCGACGCGGCCGAGCGGGCCTTCGGCGGGGTGGACGTGGTGGTGCACGCCGCGGGTGTGCTGTACCAGTCCACCATCGCCGAGCTGGACCTCGACCAGCTGGACCGCATGCACCGCACCAACATCCGGGGCCCGTTCGTGGTGGCCAAGCTGGCCGCCAGCCGGGTCCGCGCGGGTGGCGCGATCCTCACCTTCTCCACCTCGGTGGTGGGCACCCTGCTGCCGGCCTACGCCCCCTACGCCGCGTCCAAGGGCGCCGTGGAGGTGCTGACCAAGATCCTCGCCCGCGAGCTGCGCGGCCGGGACATCACGGTCAACGCGGTGGCGCCCGGCCCGACCGCGACCGCGATGTTCCTCGAGGGCAAGGACGAGGCCATCATCGACCGGCTGGTCAAGATGGCCCCGCTGGAGCGGCTGGGCGCCCCGGAGGACATCGCCGAGGTGGTCTCCTTCCTGGCCGGGCCCGCCCGCTGGGTCAACGGCCAGGTGCTGCGCGCCAACGGCGGCATGGTCTAG
- a CDS encoding GntR family transcriptional regulator produces the protein MPAYRQLMHQVRDAVRLGWIKPGDRLPTVREVVATCAVNQNTVLKAYRELELAGVLEVRQGSGTYVRDSGAPAPAQLPPELRERLEDWVRRAREAGLNDEDMRALLGAVLSGRAGQE, from the coding sequence ATGCCCGCCTACCGGCAGCTCATGCACCAGGTCCGCGACGCGGTGCGGCTCGGCTGGATCAAGCCGGGCGACCGCCTGCCGACCGTCCGGGAGGTAGTGGCCACCTGCGCGGTGAACCAGAACACCGTGCTCAAGGCCTACCGGGAGCTGGAGCTGGCCGGGGTGCTCGAGGTCCGTCAGGGCTCGGGCACCTACGTCCGGGACTCCGGCGCCCCCGCCCCCGCGCAGCTTCCGCCGGAGCTGCGGGAACGACTGGAGGACTGGGTGCGCAGAGCACGCGAGGCTGGACTGAACGACGAGGACATGCGGGCGCTGCTGGGCGCGGTGCTCTCCGGCCGGGCGGGTCAGGAATGA
- a CDS encoding ABC transporter ATP-binding protein, producing MTGNALEVAGIGKQYKRRFGRGSNWALRDCTFEVPTGRVAALVGPNGAGKTTLLSMLAGLLAPTEGTAKVGGRLVTAGRGRAAGRVSFVAQEKPLYRQLSVATMLAVAARLNHEWDQRRATRWLERFEIPLDRPCGKLSGGQQAQVAFAIALGSCPSVLLLDEPLANLDPLARNEVTQELLGEAAETGMTVLLSTHVVAELGGVADHLVLLADGALLADGPVDDILERHRFYDGPRSSAPPVPGEVVQAKHSDRQSSYLMGFTPSRRPPEVNPPWREREMTLEDFVLAQLENSRASKRRAA from the coding sequence ATGACCGGCAACGCGCTGGAGGTGGCCGGCATCGGCAAGCAGTACAAGCGCCGTTTCGGCCGCGGCTCGAACTGGGCGCTGCGGGACTGCACCTTCGAGGTGCCGACCGGCCGGGTGGCCGCGCTGGTCGGCCCGAACGGCGCGGGCAAGACCACCCTGCTGAGCATGCTGGCCGGCCTGCTGGCCCCCACCGAGGGCACCGCCAAGGTCGGCGGCAGGCTGGTCACCGCGGGCCGGGGCCGGGCCGCGGGCCGGGTTTCCTTTGTCGCACAGGAGAAACCGCTGTACCGGCAGCTGAGTGTGGCCACCATGCTCGCGGTCGCCGCCCGGCTCAACCACGAATGGGACCAGCGGCGCGCGACGCGCTGGCTGGAGCGCTTCGAGATCCCGCTGGACCGGCCGTGCGGCAAGCTCTCCGGCGGGCAGCAGGCCCAGGTGGCCTTCGCCATCGCGCTGGGCTCCTGCCCCTCGGTGCTGCTGCTGGACGAACCGCTGGCCAACCTGGACCCGTTGGCGCGCAACGAGGTCACCCAGGAACTGCTCGGCGAGGCGGCCGAGACCGGGATGACCGTGCTGCTGTCCACGCACGTCGTCGCCGAGCTCGGCGGGGTCGCTGACCACCTGGTGCTGCTGGCCGACGGCGCGCTGCTGGCCGACGGGCCGGTCGACGACATCCTGGAGCGCCACCGCTTCTACGACGGCCCGCGCTCCTCGGCCCCGCCGGTGCCGGGCGAGGTGGTGCAGGCCAAGCACAGCGACCGGCAGTCCAGCTACCTGATGGGCTTCACCCCGTCGCGGCGGCCACCGGAGGTCAACCCGCCGTGGCGCGAGCGCGAGATGACGCTGGAGGACTTCGTGCTGGCACAGCTGGAGAACAGCCGCGCGAGCAAGAGGAGGGCGGCATGA
- a CDS encoding TetR/AcrR family transcriptional regulator: MARTADRAEQGERISAAVWRLMAESGPQGLTLRAVAAAAGCTTGLVLHRFPDKRALLRHARDLLHQRTGAAMDELTAGGGPPAAVLRAVLRHAASVDPAKQQEARVWLGYLAAALGDDELAERHRAANQSFLRRIERLIAQVRPQWTRARRATAALTLVSLVEGMNTLATADPATYRPARQTTVLDTALAALELSG; the protein is encoded by the coding sequence ATGGCGAGGACCGCGGATCGGGCGGAGCAGGGCGAGCGGATCTCCGCCGCGGTGTGGCGGTTGATGGCCGAGTCCGGGCCGCAGGGGCTGACCCTGCGGGCGGTGGCCGCGGCGGCGGGCTGCACCACCGGGCTGGTACTGCACCGCTTCCCGGACAAGCGGGCGCTGCTGCGGCACGCCAGGGACCTGCTGCACCAGCGCACCGGCGCGGCGATGGACGAGCTGACCGCCGGGGGCGGCCCACCGGCGGCGGTGCTGCGCGCGGTGCTGCGGCACGCCGCCTCGGTGGATCCGGCGAAGCAGCAGGAAGCCAGGGTGTGGCTGGGTTACCTGGCCGCCGCGCTGGGTGATGACGAGCTGGCCGAGCGGCACCGCGCGGCCAACCAGTCCTTCCTCCGCCGCATCGAACGGCTCATCGCCCAGGTCCGTCCACAGTGGACCAGGGCCCGCCGGGCGACCGCCGCGCTGACCCTGGTCTCACTGGTCGAGGGGATGAACACCCTGGCCACGGCCGATCCGGCGACCTACCGGCCGGCCCGGCAGACCACGGTGCTGGACACCGCGCTGGCCGCGCTGGAGCTGAGCGGCTGA
- a CDS encoding GNAT family N-acetyltransferase: MTVRVTEVSWADPEGAALRAAQRAELDARYGFADHEPGAPPTAADIEVFLLARDADGRAVGCGGLRLLGPDSAEIKRMYVTPRARGTGVAVVVLRALENEARRRSLRTLLLETGTAQPDAMRFYEREGYHAVANFGPYVASELSRCYRREL; the protein is encoded by the coding sequence ATGACGGTGCGGGTGACCGAGGTGAGCTGGGCGGATCCGGAGGGCGCGGCGCTGCGGGCGGCCCAGCGGGCGGAGCTGGACGCCCGCTACGGCTTCGCCGACCACGAGCCGGGCGCCCCGCCCACCGCCGCCGACATCGAGGTGTTCCTGCTGGCCAGGGACGCCGACGGCCGGGCGGTCGGCTGCGGCGGACTGCGGCTGCTCGGGCCGGACTCGGCGGAGATCAAGCGGATGTACGTCACGCCGCGGGCGCGCGGCACCGGGGTGGCGGTGGTGGTGCTGCGGGCACTGGAGAACGAGGCGCGGCGGCGCTCGCTGCGCACCCTGCTGCTGGAGACCGGCACCGCGCAGCCGGACGCGATGCGCTTCTATGAGCGTGAGGGCTACCACGCGGTGGCGAACTTCGGCCCGTACGTGGCTTCGGAGCTGTCCCGCTGCTACCGGCGGGAGCTGTAG
- a CDS encoding universal stress protein, which yields MAGTIVVGVDGSTESLRALGWSLSEARRRDAELVAVIAWMPNPVPSSATPFTVAEPTDLDVDHDKVHRERLDEAIAEVTGGEPHPVRTVVRQGYAGDVLTEEAAQADLLVVGSHGHGRLYSAVLGSISAECIRKATCPVVVIPPKLVPR from the coding sequence ATGGCCGGAACGATCGTGGTGGGCGTGGACGGCTCCACCGAGAGCCTGCGCGCCCTGGGCTGGTCCCTGTCCGAGGCCCGCCGTCGGGACGCCGAGCTCGTCGCGGTGATCGCCTGGATGCCCAACCCGGTGCCGTCCTCGGCGACCCCGTTCACCGTGGCCGAGCCCACGGACCTGGACGTGGACCACGACAAGGTGCACCGGGAACGCCTGGACGAGGCGATCGCCGAGGTCACCGGCGGCGAGCCGCACCCGGTGCGCACGGTGGTGCGGCAGGGCTACGCCGGTGACGTGCTGACCGAGGAGGCCGCGCAGGCGGACCTGCTGGTGGTGGGCAGCCACGGCCACGGACGGCTCTACAGCGCGGTGCTCGGCTCGATCAGCGCGGAGTGCATCCGGAAGGCGACCTGCCCGGTGGTGGTGATCCCGCCGAAGCTGGTGCCCCGCTAG
- a CDS encoding SDR family NAD(P)-dependent oxidoreductase, producing MTKLWSTAEVPSQAGRVAIVTGANTGIGFPTAQVLAQRGATVVLAVRDLEKGKRAAAAIAGTAPGAQVVVQRLDLTSLDSVREAAGELRDSFERIDLLINNAGVMYTPKQLTQDGFELQFGTNHLGHFAFTGLLVDRLTETPGARIVTVASIAHNIRAAIHFDDLQWSRSYDRVAAYGQSKLANLMFTYELARRLSAHGSPALALAAHPGISMTELMRNSPAVFRLGMSLFGRLFTQPAEQGALPTLRAATDPAAVTGQYYGPNGFRELRGAPVAVRSSRQSRDEDLQRRLWAESERLTGVIFPV from the coding sequence ATGACCAAGCTGTGGAGCACGGCCGAGGTGCCGAGTCAGGCCGGGCGGGTCGCGATCGTCACCGGCGCCAACACCGGCATCGGCTTCCCCACCGCCCAGGTGCTGGCCCAGCGCGGGGCGACCGTGGTGCTGGCGGTGCGGGACCTGGAGAAGGGCAAGCGGGCCGCGGCCGCGATCGCCGGCACCGCGCCCGGCGCGCAGGTGGTGGTGCAGCGCCTGGACCTGACCTCGCTGGACTCGGTGCGCGAGGCCGCGGGCGAGCTGCGCGACTCCTTCGAGCGGATCGACCTGCTGATCAACAACGCCGGGGTGATGTACACCCCCAAGCAGCTCACCCAGGACGGCTTCGAGCTCCAGTTCGGCACCAACCACCTCGGCCACTTCGCCTTCACCGGCCTGCTGGTCGACCGCCTGACCGAGACGCCCGGCGCGCGGATCGTGACCGTGGCCAGCATCGCGCACAACATCCGCGCGGCGATTCACTTCGACGACTTGCAGTGGAGCCGCTCCTACGACCGGGTCGCCGCCTACGGCCAGAGCAAGCTGGCGAATCTGATGTTCACCTACGAGCTGGCCCGCCGCCTGAGCGCGCACGGCAGCCCGGCGCTGGCACTGGCCGCGCACCCCGGCATCTCCATGACCGAGCTGATGCGCAACTCCCCCGCGGTGTTCCGCCTCGGCATGAGCCTGTTCGGCAGGCTGTTCACCCAGCCCGCCGAGCAGGGCGCGCTGCCGACCCTGCGCGCGGCCACCGACCCGGCGGCGGTGACCGGCCAGTACTACGGGCCCAACGGGTTCCGCGAACTGCGCGGCGCGCCGGTGGCGGTGCGCTCCAGCAGGCAGTCCCGCGACGAGGACCTGCAACGACGGCTGTGGGCGGAGTCCGAGCGCCTCACCGGTGTGATCTTCCCCGTCTGA